Proteins encoded within one genomic window of Macrotis lagotis isolate mMagLag1 chromosome 3, bilby.v1.9.chrom.fasta, whole genome shotgun sequence:
- the TIGD4 gene encoding tigger transposable element-derived protein 4 isoform X2 codes for MAEASVDPLSLPEPRKKKSLSIEEKIDIINAVESDAVDMLHLCWRTVTPETIIKSYEKAGFKSQHGESGKTNMETENGLDLVSHALAAGVEFPEGLSLEEYASLDEDLVTCETVSDSEVTWTKEGKINETESYTSEEEDDDESPETELPLPSKMEAVTALETLKKFLRSQEINDTLHDSLADLENFIQSLSFK; via the exons ATGGCAGAAGCTTCAGTGGATCCCTTATCTCTCCCTGaaccaaggaaaaagaaaagtttatctATTGAAGAAAAGATTGACATCATAAATGCAGTAGAAAGTG ATGCAGTCGATATGTTACATCTGTGTTGGAGGACTGTAACTCCAGAGACTATTATCAAGAGCTATGAAAAAGCAGGATTCAAATCACAACATGGAGAAAGTGGAAAGACAAATATGGAGACTGAAAATGGCCTAGATTTAGTTTCTCATGCTTTAGCTGCAGGTGTAGAATTTCCTGAAGGTTTATCTCTGGAAGAATATGCATCCCTGGATGAAGATTTGGTGACATGTGAAACAGTTTCAGATAGCGAGGTGACATGGACCAAAGAaggtaaaataaatgaaactgaaagCTATACTTCTGAAGAAGAGGATGATGATGAATCTCCAGAAACTGAACTACCTTTACCATCAAAAATGGAGGCAGTTACTGCTTTAGAAACCCTTAAAAAATTTCTGAGAAGTCAAGAAATCAATGACACACTTCATGATTCTTTAGCAGATCTTGAAAACTTTATCCAGAGTTTATCATTTAAGTAA
- the TIGD4 gene encoding tigger transposable element-derived protein 4 isoform X1 yields the protein MAEASVDPLSLPEPRKKKSLSIEEKIDIINAVESGKKKAEIAAKYGIKKNSLSSIMKNKDKVLEAFESLKFDPKRKRLRTAFYTDLEEALMRWYRMAQCLNVPVNGPMLRLKANDFAQKLGHSDFKCSNGWLDRFKSRYGLVFRSQSVESATESEDAVTVWSQNVLPYYLNDYQPKDIFNIKETGLFYRMLPTKTFAFKGEACSIGKLNKERITLVVGANMDGSEKLPLLIIGKNKNPHCFKNVKSLPVDYESNRMAWMTSEIFQLWIQKLDEKFQAQKRQVVVFLDSLPAHPEVKILKSTQLVFFPSSLSSKFVAMKQGVIKNLKVKYRFYLVKKFLDSVESSKEFTFSLLDAVDMLHLCWRTVTPETIIKSYEKAGFKSQHGESGKTNMETENGLDLVSHALAAGVEFPEGLSLEEYASLDEDLVTCETVSDSEVTWTKEGKINETESYTSEEEDDDESPETELPLPSKMEAVTALETLKKFLRSQEINDTLHDSLADLENFIQSLSFK from the coding sequence ATGGCAGAAGCTTCAGTGGATCCCTTATCTCTCCCTGaaccaaggaaaaagaaaagtttatctATTGAAGAAAAGATTGACATCATAAATGCAGTAGAAAGTGGTAAGAAAAAAGCAGAGATTGCAGCTAAGTATGGAATCAAGAAAAACTCACTATCTTCAATTATGAAGAATAAAGACAAAGTTCTAGAAGCCTTTGAATCTTTAAAATTtgatcccaaaaggaaaagacTCAGAACTGCTTTTTACACAGATCTAGAAGAGGCATTAATGAGATGGTATCGGATGGCCCAGTGTCTAAATGTACCAGTTAATGGTCCAATGTTGCGTCTCAAAGCTAATGATTTTGCTCAGAAACTAGGACATAGTGATTTTAAGTGCAGTAATGGTTGGCTAGACCGCTTTAAATCAAGATATGGTTTAGTATTCAGATCTCAGTCAGTAGAGTCTGCCACAGAGTCTGAAGATGCTGTGACTGTCTGGTCCCAAAATGTGCTTCCCTATTACTTAAATGATTATCAACCCaaggatatatttaatataaaagagACTGGATTGTTCTATCGAATGTTGCCTACCAAAACTTTTGCATTTAAGGGGGAAGCATGTTCAATCGGAAAACTAAACAAAGAAAGGATAACTTTAGTGGTTGGGGCAAATATGGATGGTTCTGAAAAGCTTCCTTTGCTtattattgggaaaaataaaaacccacattgttttaaaaatgtaaagtcaCTGCCTGTAGATTATGAATCAAATAGAATGGCATGGATGACTTCAGAAATCTTTCAGCTGTGGATACAAAAGCTTGATGAAAAATTTCAAGCCCAGAAACGACAAGTTGtggtttttcttgattctttacCAGCACATCCAGAAGTAAAGATTCTAAAGTCCACTCAActagtttttttcccttcatctttATCTTCCAAATTTGTAGCTATGAAACAAGGTGTTATTAAAAACCTTAAGGTCAAATATAGATTCTATCTTGTCAAGAAATTTTTAGACTCTGTTGAAAGCAGCAAAGAATTTACTTTCTCTCTTTTAGATGCAGTCGATATGTTACATCTGTGTTGGAGGACTGTAACTCCAGAGACTATTATCAAGAGCTATGAAAAAGCAGGATTCAAATCACAACATGGAGAAAGTGGAAAGACAAATATGGAGACTGAAAATGGCCTAGATTTAGTTTCTCATGCTTTAGCTGCAGGTGTAGAATTTCCTGAAGGTTTATCTCTGGAAGAATATGCATCCCTGGATGAAGATTTGGTGACATGTGAAACAGTTTCAGATAGCGAGGTGACATGGACCAAAGAaggtaaaataaatgaaactgaaagCTATACTTCTGAAGAAGAGGATGATGATGAATCTCCAGAAACTGAACTACCTTTACCATCAAAAATGGAGGCAGTTACTGCTTTAGAAACCCTTAAAAAATTTCTGAGAAGTCAAGAAATCAATGACACACTTCATGATTCTTTAGCAGATCTTGAAAACTTTATCCAGAGTTTATCATTTAAGTAA